In Marinobacter sp. M3C, the genomic stretch GGCGGCGAAAAGCCTGTCGTCGAACACCTGACACCGATCTTCTCTGCGCTGGCACCCGGCGTTGGAAAGGCACCGCGCACGCCCGGGCGCAGCGGCGCAAACGCACCGGCAGAAGAAGGTTTTCTGCATTGCGGCCCGTCGGGCGCGGGCCATTTTGTCAAGATGGTTCACAACGGCATCGAGTACGGCATCATGGCGGCCTATGCCGAAGGCCTGAACATCTTGCGTAGCGCCAACATCGGCCAACAAGAACAATCCAGCGATGCGGAAACCACACCACTGCGAGACCCCGAGTTCTACCGTTATGAGATGAATCTGCCCGAGATTGCCGAGGTCTGGCGCCGCGGCAGCGTGATCGGCTCGTGGCTGCTCGATCTTACCGCCGGCGCGCTGCTGCAGGATCCGCAGCTCGAAGCCTTCGACGGCCGTGTTTCAGATTCGGGTGAAGGTCGCTGGACTCTCCAGGCGGCGATCGACGAGGGGGTACCTACGCCAGTGCTCAGCGCGGCTTTGCACGAGCGTCTCGCGTCTCGCGGAGAGGCAGACTTTGCTAACCAGTTGCTGTCGGCGATGCGCCACGCCTTCGGCGGCCATATCGAGAAGCCACAGGACGGCTCGCGATGAACGCCACCGATGGCACCGGAGCGAGCGCAGATCGGTCGCATTCCGACGCCTTGGTGATCTTCGGCTTCAGCGGCGATCTTGCCAGCAAGAAAATCTTCCCTGCGCTCTACGCCATGGTGAAGAAAGGCTCACTCACAGTGCCAGTGCTCGGCGTGGCATCATCTAAGTGGAGCGTTGACGAATGGCACAGCCACGTACGCGACAGCCTGCTGCACGAAGATCATGCCGGCGGCATCGATGACCCCGCCGCATTTGATCGTCTGATCGCGCTGCTCAATTACGTCAGCGGCGACTACAATAATGCCGCCACCTTCACCGCTTTAAAGGTGGCACTTGATGGCGCGCAGCGGCCAGCGTTTTACCTCGCGATCCCCCCCTCGCTGTTCGCCATCGTGATCCAGAGCCTGGGCCACGCGGGCCTGGCACAGGACGCGCGGGTCATCGTCGAGAAACCCTTCGGTCGCGATCTCGCATCCGCGCGCGAATTGAACGCCGTGGCGCAGGCTGTCTTTCCCGAGTCATCGATCTTCCGCATCGACCACTACTTGGGGAAGGAGGCGATCATGAATATCCTGTACTTTCGCTTCGCGAATTCGTTTCTCGAACCGGTTTGGAATCGCCACCACATCGCCAGCGTGCAGGTGACGCTGGCCGAGGACTTCGGGGTGGGTGGGCGCGGCGCCTTTTACGAAAGCGCTGGCTGCCTGCGCGACGTGATCGAAAACCATCTGTTCCAGATCGTCGCGATGCTGGCAATGGAGCCGCCGGCCTTCCAAGGGTTCGAAGCCGTGCACAGCGCTAAATCAAGCGTGCTTAGCGCGATGCAGCCGCTTAAGCCTGGTGATCTGGTACGCGGCCAATACATCGGTTACCGCGATGAAAAAGGCGTCGCCAACGACTCCGATGTCGAAACATTCTGCGCGCTGCGCCTGTTCATTAACTCGTGGCGCTGGGCCGGCGTTCCTTGGTACCTGCGCGCCGGCAAGCAGCTACCGCGTTCGGTGGTTGAGGTTCAGGTGCAGATGCAGCCACCGCCACAATGTTTGTTCGACGATTCGGGGCCGGCCGCTGGCCGCGCCAACTACTTCCGCTTTCGTTTGCAGCCCGAGGCCAGCATTGCGCTGGCAGCGCGCATCAAACGCCCGGGCAAAAAGTTCGTTGGCGTTCAGCGTGAGCTATATTTGGGGGGGAGAGATGGCGAAGAAGAGCCGGGTGCGATGTCCACTTACGAACGCCTGCTCGGTGACGCGATGGCAGGCGACGGCGCGCTGTTCACCGACGCGAACGCGGTGATGGCGGCCTGGACAGTGGTTGAGCCAGTCCTGACCGAGCATGGCCCCGCACTGTCGTATGAAGCCGGGAGCTGGGGCCCGATCGCAGCCGACATGCTGATCGCCGATGACGGTGGCTGGCACGACCCCGCAACTGACGCACCGACTCAGAACGACAAGCCCGAACGAGGTCCGCAATGACGGGCCAGCCAGCCGCCGACATCACCATCGAGCACATCGGCGAACTCGCAGATCTCGATCTCCTGCAATTGATCAAGCCGCGCGCGAACAAGGAGGCATGATGAACACCAACACCCGAAAACTGCACGATCTGGGCCAGAGCCTGTGGGTCGATAACATCAGCCGCGAAATGCTCGAAACGGGCACCCTGGCGCGCTACATCGCCGACTGGTCGGTGACCGGCTTGACGTCAAATCCGACGATCTTCGAACACGCGATTGGTCACGGCAGCTTCTACGATGAAGCGATAAAGCGCCTGGCGCGACGTAGCGAATCCGTAGAGGATCTGTTCTTTGCGCTCGCGCTGGAGGATCTGACCGCTGCGGCCGATCTGTTTCGTCCGGTCTTTGATGCCACCGGCGGGCTTGACGGCTGGATCTCTCTCGAAGTGTCACCTTTGTTGGCCGACAACGCCGCCAGCACCATCCAGGCCGCAGCCCGGTTGCATACCGCGGCCAACCGGCCAAATCTCTTTATTAAAATACCCGGCACAGCCGCCGGGGCCGAAGCCATCGAAGAATCGATCTTCGCCGGTGTGCCGGTGAACGTGACATTGCTGTTCTCGCAAGAACAGTACCTGGCGGCGGCCGAGGCCTACATGCGTGGCATCGAACGCCGTATCGAGGCGGGTTTAGACCCAAACGTACGCTCTGTGGCCTCAATATTCGTCAGCCGCTGGGACGTGGCCGTGCAGGACGACGTCGCGCCAGTCTTCCACAATCGCCTGGGCATTGCGGTCGCCATGGGCGCCTACAAAGCCTATCGCAATTTGCTCGCGTCGCCGCGCTGGTTGCAACTTGCTGAAGCGGGCGCACAGCCGCAGCGGCTGCTGTGGGCGAGTACTGGAACCAAGGACCCTACCGCACCGGACACGCTGTACGTCGAGGCGCTGGCGGCGCCTGACACCATCAACACGATTCCCGAAAAGACCCTGCATGCCTTTGCCGATCACGGCGAGGTGAGCGCCACGCTGCCAATCGATGGGGGCTACGCCGAGGTGGAGTTGAAAGTGTTCAGGCGCGAGGGCATCGACGACAAAGCCCTGGCCGTTCGTTTGCAGCGCGAGGGCGCCGATGCTTTTGCCGCATCGTGGCAGGCACTGCTTGCGCGTATCACCGAAAAGCGCACCAGCCTGACCGAGAGCGACACATGAGCGCCCGCCAAGGCGCGACATCACGCGCCACTCCAAGCTCGCCAACGTTGCAGCCGGCGTGGAAGGCACTCGTGGCCCACCATAGGAAAATTGGCCACACTCATCTGCATGATCTGTTCGCGACCGACGCGCAGCGCGGCCAACGATTCTCACTTGAAGCGGCCGGCCTGTATCTTGACTATTCGAAGAACCGCATCGACGGGGAAACGTTGCAGCTACTGACCGCACTCGCCACCGACTGTGGTCTGACCGAGCGTATTGAAGCCATGTTCCGTGGCGACCTTATCAACACCACCGAGAAGCGCTCTGTGCTGCACGTCGCGCTGCGTGCACCGGCTAACGACAAGCTCGTCGTCGATGGCGTCGACGTGGTCGCCGAGGTGCAGGCGATGCTGCAGCGTATGGCGACATTTGCCGACGCCGTGCGCAGCGGCGGCTGGCTCGGCCACACCGGTAAGCGTATTCGTAACGTCATCAGCATCGGCATCGGCGGCTCTGATCTGGGGCCGGTGATGGCTTATGAAGCCTTGCGTCATTATAGCCAGCGCGATCTAACGCTGCGTTTTGTTTCCAACGTCGACGGCACCGATCTGGTTGAGGCAACGCGCGATCTTGACGCCGCCGAAACGCTTTTCATCGTCTGCTCGAAGACCTTCACCACGCAGGAGACACTGACCAACGCGCGTGCGGCGCGCGAGTGGAGTGTCAACCAGCTCGGCGCCGACAAAGTTGTCGCGCGGCATTTCGCCGCTGTCTCCGCTAATGCTCAAGAAGTGGCGCAGTTCGGTATTGTCGCCGAAAACATGTTCGGCTTCTGGGATTGGGTGGGCGGCCGCTACTCGATGGACTCGGCGATTGGTCTGTCGACGATGTTCGCCATCGGCCCGCAGCACTTTCGCGACTTGCTGGCCGGTTTCCATGCGATGGATCAACACTTTCACCAGGCGCCGATTGAGGCGAATATGCCCGCCTTGCTCGGGCTGCTGGCGATCTGGAACAACAACTTTCTCGGCGCGGCAACCACCGCGGTGTTGCCGTACGAGCAGTACCTGAAGCGTTTTCCGGCGTACCTGCAGCAGCTGACAATGGAAAGCAACGGCAAGCATGTGACTCAGACCGGCCAGCGCGTCGACGTCGACACCGCACCCATCCTCTGGGGTGAGCCCGGAACCAACGGCCAACATTCGTTCTATCAGTTGCTGCACCAGGGTACTCGCTTGGTGCCGTGCGACTTTATCGGCTTCTGCCAGGGCCTGAACCCGCTTGGCGATCAGCACGATTTGCTGATGGCCAACCTGTTTGCGCAGAGCGAGGCGCTGGCGTTCGGTAAGAACGCGGCATCCGTGGCTGCCGAGGGCATCCCATCCGAGCAGGTGCCGCACCATGTTTTCGAAGGTAATCGGCCGAGCAACACGATCCTGGCCGAACAATTGACGCCTAAAATCCTGGGCGCGCTGATCGCGCTTTACGAGCACAGCGTGTTCACGCAGGGCGTGATCTGGGGCATCGATTCGTTCGACCAATGGGGAGTCGAACTCGGCAAAGTATTGGCGCAGCGTGTGTTGCCCGAGCTCGATAGCGCGAACACCACACCACTCAACCACGACAGTTCAACCAACGCGCTGATCCGGCGTTATCGGCGCCGACATTCGGCCAATACGCCTGCAACCCAACCCTGAGGAGCCAACGATGCCCACTATGATCAGCCCTCTGGCCGGCAAACCGGCGACCCGCTCACTGCTCGTCGACGTGCCTTGCCTGGTCAGTGCGTATTACACCGGCGTGCCCGACCCATCGGTGCCGGCGCAGCGTGTTGCCTTCGGCACTTCCGGCCATCGCGGCTCGTCGTTCGAGTGCTCGTTCAACGAATGGCACGTGCTGGCAATTACCCAGGCGATCTGCGAATACCGCCAGAGCCAGCACATCAGCGGACCGCTGTTTCTAGGCATCGACACCCATGCCCTGTCACAGCCGGCCTGCGCGAGTGCGCTCGAAGTGTTGGCCGCCCACGGCGTTGATGTAATGCTGGCGACGGACGACGAGTACACGCCGACACCGGCCATCTCCCACGCCATTCTGACCCATAATCGGGGACGAAGCTCGGGGCTGGCCGACGGTATTGTGGTGACGCCGTCGCACAACCCGCCCGACAACGGCGGCTTCAAGTACAACCCACCGAACGGCGGCCCGGCCGGGACCGACATCACCGCCGGCATCGAGGCCGCCGCAAACCGCTTTCTGGAAGCCGGGCTGACGGGGGTCAAGCGCGTACCTTACGCGCGGGCACTGCGCGCCTCGACCACGCACCGCTACGACTTCCTCAACGCCTACGTTGCCGATCTCGACAGCGTGATCGACTTCGACGTTATCCGCGACGCCAAGATTCGCATCGGCGTTGATCCACTCGGCGGTGCCGGCGTGCACTACTGGGCGCGCATCGCCGAGCAGCACCGGCTTGACCTTACCGTGGTCAGCGACGTGGTCGACCCAACCTTCGGTTTCATGACGGTCGACTGGGACGGCCAGATCCGCATGGATCCGTCGTCAACCTATGCAATGCGGCGGCTAGAGGGCATGAAGGACAACTTCGACATCGCATTCGCCTGTGATACCGACCACGACCGCCACGGCATTGTTACGCCCGCAGCTGGCCTGATGCCACCGAATCATTACCTCGCGGTGGCCATCGACTATCTGTTCAGACACCGCCTGGCGTGGGGCGCACACGCTGCGATCGGCAAGACGGTGGTCAGCACGAGTCTGATTGACCGCGTCGCAGCAAGGCTGGATCGCAAATTGTACGAAGTGCCGGTCGGCTTCAAGTGGTTTGCGCCCGGGCTACTGGACAGCTCGCTTGGCTTTGGCGGCGAGGAAAGTGCCGGCGCCAGCTTCTTGCGCCGCGACGGCAAGGTCTGGACCACCGACAAAGACGGCCTGGTGCCGGCACTGCTGGCCGCCGAGATCACGGCGCGTTGCGGGCAGAACCCAGCCCAGGCCTATGTGCAGCTGACTCAACAGCTTGGCGAGCCGGTTGCTGATCGCGTTGAGGCGCCAGCAACGGCGGCGCAGAAGACACAACTCGCGGCGCTCACGCCAACCAGCATCAGTGCGCACGACCTGGCCGGCGAAGCGATCACCGCTGTGCTCGATCACGCCCCGGGCAACGCTGCGGCCATTGGCGGCATAAAGGTTGTCACCAAAAACGGCTGGTTCGCGGCGCGGCCGTCGGGTACCGAAGACATCTACAAGATTTACGCCGAGAGTTTTAACGGCAGCGAGCACCTGCAACGCATCCTGAAAGAGGCGCAGACAATCGTCGATAAGGCGATTGCATCACCATGAATACACGCCCGGTGAACCGCGCGCAGTCACCACAGCCGCCGTCGGACGACGCAC encodes the following:
- the tal gene encoding transaldolase, which codes for MNTNTRKLHDLGQSLWVDNISREMLETGTLARYIADWSVTGLTSNPTIFEHAIGHGSFYDEAIKRLARRSESVEDLFFALALEDLTAAADLFRPVFDATGGLDGWISLEVSPLLADNAASTIQAAARLHTAANRPNLFIKIPGTAAGAEAIEESIFAGVPVNVTLLFSQEQYLAAAEAYMRGIERRIEAGLDPNVRSVASIFVSRWDVAVQDDVAPVFHNRLGIAVAMGAYKAYRNLLASPRWLQLAEAGAQPQRLLWASTGTKDPTAPDTLYVEALAAPDTINTIPEKTLHAFADHGEVSATLPIDGGYAEVELKVFRREGIDDKALAVRLQREGADAFAASWQALLARITEKRTSLTESDT
- the gnd gene encoding phosphogluconate dehydrogenase (NAD(+)-dependent, decarboxylating) gives rise to the protein MQLGMIGLGRMGASMARRLMANGHTCVVHDTQPDAVAALCAQGATGASSPEELVAKLARPRALWLMVPAAIVDQALEQLAPHLDSGDIVIDGGNSYYRDDVRRAKSLFETGIHYLDVGTSGGVAGEDRGYCLMIGGEKPVVEHLTPIFSALAPGVGKAPRTPGRSGANAPAEEGFLHCGPSGAGHFVKMVHNGIEYGIMAAYAEGLNILRSANIGQQEQSSDAETTPLRDPEFYRYEMNLPEIAEVWRRGSVIGSWLLDLTAGALLQDPQLEAFDGRVSDSGEGRWTLQAAIDEGVPTPVLSAALHERLASRGEADFANQLLSAMRHAFGGHIEKPQDGSR
- the pgi gene encoding glucose-6-phosphate isomerase, encoding MSARQGATSRATPSSPTLQPAWKALVAHHRKIGHTHLHDLFATDAQRGQRFSLEAAGLYLDYSKNRIDGETLQLLTALATDCGLTERIEAMFRGDLINTTEKRSVLHVALRAPANDKLVVDGVDVVAEVQAMLQRMATFADAVRSGGWLGHTGKRIRNVISIGIGGSDLGPVMAYEALRHYSQRDLTLRFVSNVDGTDLVEATRDLDAAETLFIVCSKTFTTQETLTNARAAREWSVNQLGADKVVARHFAAVSANAQEVAQFGIVAENMFGFWDWVGGRYSMDSAIGLSTMFAIGPQHFRDLLAGFHAMDQHFHQAPIEANMPALLGLLAIWNNNFLGAATTAVLPYEQYLKRFPAYLQQLTMESNGKHVTQTGQRVDVDTAPILWGEPGTNGQHSFYQLLHQGTRLVPCDFIGFCQGLNPLGDQHDLLMANLFAQSEALAFGKNAASVAAEGIPSEQVPHHVFEGNRPSNTILAEQLTPKILGALIALYEHSVFTQGVIWGIDSFDQWGVELGKVLAQRVLPELDSANTTPLNHDSSTNALIRRYRRRHSANTPATQP
- the pgm gene encoding phosphoglucomutase (alpha-D-glucose-1,6-bisphosphate-dependent), whose product is MISPLAGKPATRSLLVDVPCLVSAYYTGVPDPSVPAQRVAFGTSGHRGSSFECSFNEWHVLAITQAICEYRQSQHISGPLFLGIDTHALSQPACASALEVLAAHGVDVMLATDDEYTPTPAISHAILTHNRGRSSGLADGIVVTPSHNPPDNGGFKYNPPNGGPAGTDITAGIEAAANRFLEAGLTGVKRVPYARALRASTTHRYDFLNAYVADLDSVIDFDVIRDAKIRIGVDPLGGAGVHYWARIAEQHRLDLTVVSDVVDPTFGFMTVDWDGQIRMDPSSTYAMRRLEGMKDNFDIAFACDTDHDRHGIVTPAAGLMPPNHYLAVAIDYLFRHRLAWGAHAAIGKTVVSTSLIDRVAARLDRKLYEVPVGFKWFAPGLLDSSLGFGGEESAGASFLRRDGKVWTTDKDGLVPALLAAEITARCGQNPAQAYVQLTQQLGEPVADRVEAPATAAQKTQLAALTPTSISAHDLAGEAITAVLDHAPGNAAAIGGIKVVTKNGWFAARPSGTEDIYKIYAESFNGSEHLQRILKEAQTIVDKAIASP
- the zwf gene encoding glucose-6-phosphate dehydrogenase, whose protein sequence is MNATDGTGASADRSHSDALVIFGFSGDLASKKIFPALYAMVKKGSLTVPVLGVASSKWSVDEWHSHVRDSLLHEDHAGGIDDPAAFDRLIALLNYVSGDYNNAATFTALKVALDGAQRPAFYLAIPPSLFAIVIQSLGHAGLAQDARVIVEKPFGRDLASARELNAVAQAVFPESSIFRIDHYLGKEAIMNILYFRFANSFLEPVWNRHHIASVQVTLAEDFGVGGRGAFYESAGCLRDVIENHLFQIVAMLAMEPPAFQGFEAVHSAKSSVLSAMQPLKPGDLVRGQYIGYRDEKGVANDSDVETFCALRLFINSWRWAGVPWYLRAGKQLPRSVVEVQVQMQPPPQCLFDDSGPAAGRANYFRFRLQPEASIALAARIKRPGKKFVGVQRELYLGGRDGEEEPGAMSTYERLLGDAMAGDGALFTDANAVMAAWTVVEPVLTEHGPALSYEAGSWGPIAADMLIADDGGWHDPATDAPTQNDKPERGPQ